In Trichoderma breve strain T069 chromosome 4, whole genome shotgun sequence, the following proteins share a genomic window:
- a CDS encoding type III restriction enzyme, res subunit domain-containing protein — translation MDSDDFDDDIADEDILAAFDQESSSNGGKLVSTSSSSGSKNSAGDLNKQQWAAQELNDLPSDAFSSPEPVRQIARGPAKPVPTARNGFSRTNSGTLRQTTLWGGHAATEDAPRPSQTTTTRVYRADLPPEPPSPHQLDREALKTWVLFNNTLVALPTGLGKTFIAATVMLNFYRWTKTAKIVFVAPTKPLVTQQIDACYNIAGIPRSETTLLTGDIAPALRSDEWEKRRVFFMTPQTLLNDLSHGYADPKSIGLMVIDEAHRAVGEYAYAKATKLIRRFSNSFRVLALTATPGSKVETVQEVIDNLGISHCEIRTEESLDIRQYVHDRNIDQIVLDPSDEMNLIGELFTEALKPLTEKLSSQNIWYGRNPMALTTYGLIQAQKEWFATRGNRANQGVQFMMRAIFSVLTSLAHSIKLLQYHGIKPFYDNMVDFRSEQEDKGEKGSKYRRQIIDSASFQEMMDKIAGWLKLDGFVGHPKLTALADCVLNHFMDNGEGTRVIVFSEYRDSAEEIVRMFNTHRPLIKATVFVGQADGKRGEGMKQKQQIDTIEKFKTGAYNVLVATSIGEEGLDIGQVDLIVCYDSSASPIRMLQRMGRTGRKRAGNIALLLMRGKEEEQFAKSKDNYEKMQKLICEGSRFNFRFDLSTRIVPRDIRPEVDMRHVEIPVENTQDKSLPEPKKRQVPKGKKKPPKKFHMPDGVQTGFQKVSDFMKVSINPGERVSKSSSKPKRNPELDDLTAIPELDRVVLGSDELYELERTYRNLPFNRNVTDEADLPSMEAHPKLQRQLRPTAFVPHGAYTKRCVKLLQKLGDADSLVRPRSDVDTSDYLEIPVKPFVYSDNVESDDDSLPKKNPQSAARHIEEEEEEPGLPPRLSEAKRQKRLNSKSKGKTSRKAAIGSDEIGDDCERDSDLLDESDSDDGADLVDFVVGDDQATSSMFDSEATSPIKPNERTPRAGASKPYFVPTQFTATQESDGVPDLHALAGPSRMQGRAREASEEAAPTNRRRRTRPALLDSDDSDV, via the exons ATGGATTCCGACGATTTTGATGACGATAttgctgatgaggacatTCTGGCTGCCTTTGATCAAGAATCTTCATCTAATGGAGGGAAGCTTGTGTCTACATCTTCTTCGAGTGGCTCTAAGAATAGCGCCGGTGACCTGAATAAGCAGCAATGGGCAGCACAGGAGCTGAATGATTTGCCTTCGGATGCCTTTTCTTCACCAGAGCCAGTGAGGCAGATTGCCAGGGGCCCAGCAAAGCCTGTACCAACAGCTCGCAATGGCTTCAGCCGCACGAATTCCGGTACTTTGCGACAAACCACGTTATGGGGTGGCCATGCGGCGACGGAAGATGCTCCTCGCCCATCTCAGACTACAACTACCAGGGTCTATCGCGCGGATCTGCCCCCTGAACCTCCTAGCCCTCATCAGCTTGATAGAGAGGCATTGAAGACTTGGGT CCTGTTCAACAATACGCTGGTAGCGCTGCCGACTGGTCTGGGAAAGACGTTTATTGCTGCTACAGTGATGCTCAACTTTTACCGCTGGACGAAGACAGCCAAAATCGTCTTTGTAGCGCCGACAAAGCCACTTGTAACGCAGCAGATTGATGCTTGTTATAACATCGCGGGAATACCTCGATCAGAGACCACACTCCTTACCGGTGACATTGCTCCAGCTCTGCGGAGTGAtgagtgggaaaagagacgAGTCTTCTTCATGACGCCACAAACGCTACTCAATGATCTCTCCCATGGATATGCAGACCCAAAGAGTATTGGTCTCATGGTCATTGACGAAGCGCATCGCGCCGTGGGCGAATATGCGTATGCCAAAGCTACCAAACTCATTCGCCGATTTTCCAACAGTTTTCGGGTCCTGGCTCTGACGGCTACACCAGGCTCAAAAGTTGAGACAGTTCAAGAAGTCATTGACAATTTGGGGATTTCTCACTGCGAAATCCGAACCGAGGAGTCTCTTGACATTCGGCAGTACGTGCACGATCGAAACATAGATCAGATAGTCCTTGACCCTTCGGACGAGATGAATCTCATCGGTGAACTCTTCACTGAGGCTCTCAAACCGTTGACAGAGAAACTCAGCTCCCAAAATATATGGTATGGGCGGAATCCGATGGCTCTGACAACGTACGGTTTGATACAGGCACAGAAGGAGTGGTTTGCCACGCGTGGGAATCGCGCGAACCAAGGTGTCCAGTTCATGATGCGGGCAATATTCAGCGTGCTAACGAGTCTTGCTCATTCGATCAAATTATTGCAGTATCATGGTATCAAACCTTTCTACGATAACATGGTTGACTTTCGCAGTGAacaagaagacaaaggcgAAAAGGGATCCAAGTACAGGCGCCAAATCATCGATAGTGCCAGCTTCCAAGAAATGATGGATAAAATTGCTGGGTGGCTCAAGCTCGACGGCTTTGTGGGACACCCAAAGCTCACAGCCTTGGCTGATTGCGTCTTGAATCATTTCATGGATAACGGGGAGGGGACTCGAGTGATAGTGTTCAGCGAGTATCGTGATTCCGCCGAAGAGATTGTGCGCATGTTCAATACTCATCGACCACTCATCAAAGCTACCGTCTTTGTTGGGCAAGCTGATGGTAAGCGCGGCGAGGgcatgaagcagaagcagcaaataGACACGATCGAAAAGTTCAAGACTGGCGCCTACAACGTCCTCGTTGCCACTTCcattggagaagaagggttGGACATTGGCCAGGTTGATCTTATTGTCTGCTATGACTCTTCGGCGTCTCCAATTCGCATGCTGCAGCGCATGGGCAGAACGGGAAGAAAGCGAGCAGGTAACATTGCGCTGCTCCTGATGAGGgggaaagaggaagaacagTTTGCCAAGTCGAAGGATAACTACGAAAAGATGCAAAAGCTCATCTGCGAAGGAAGCCGGTTCAACTTTCGATTTGATCTTTCCACGCGGATTGTACCCCGAGACATACGGCCCGAAGTGGACATGCGGCATGTTGAGATTCCAGTTGAGAATACTCAGGACAAGTCGTTACCAGAACCCAAGAAACGGCAGGTTCCCAAGGGTAAAAAGAAACCACCCAAGAAATTCCACATGCCGGATGGAGTCCAGACTGGGTTTCAAAAAGTCAGTGATTTTATGAAGGTCTCGATAAACCCGGGAGAGCGTGTGTCCAAGTCAAGTTCAAAGCCAAAGCGAAATCCCGAACTAGATGATCTGACAGCGATTCCTGAATTGGATCGTGTTGTTCTTGGCTCGGATGAACTTTACGAGCTCGAGCGAACGTACCGGAATCTACCATTTAACCGCAACGTGACTGACGAAGCTGATCTGCCGAGTATGGAAGCTCATCCAAAGCTGCAACGACAGCTACGCCCGACTGCCTTCGTCCCTCATGGGGCTTATACAAAACGTTGCgtcaagctgctgcaaaagCTGGGGGATGCTGATAGCCTCGTGAGGCCCCGTAGCGACGTGGACACGAGCGACTATCTTGAAATTCCCGTAAAGCCATTTGTGTATTCTGATAATG TCGAATCAGATGATGACTCCTTG CCCAAAAAGAACCCTCAGTCTGCCGCTCGGC AcattgaagaggaagaggaagagcccGGGCTGCCGCCTCGACTCAGCGAAgccaaaagacaaaaaagactGAATTCCAAGTCAAAAGGAAAGACTTCACGGaaagctgccattggcagtgatgagattggagatgattgCGAAAGGGATAGTGATCTGCTAGACGAGAGCGACTCGGATGACGGAGCCGACTTGGTAGATTTCGTCGTTGGAGACGACCAAGCAACATCCAGCATGTTTGATTCCGAAGCAACATCTCCCATAAAGCCGAATGAACGGACGCCGCGAGCAGGGGCAAGCAAACCCTATTTTGTGCCAACTCAATTCACGGCAACCCAAGAAAGCGATGGAGTTCCAGACTTGCATGCGCTTGCTGGCCCGTCCAGGATGCAAGGCCGAGCGAGAGAAGCGTCTGAAGAGGCGGCACCAACTAACAGGAGGCGACGCACAAGACCTGCGTTGCTAGACAGTGACGATAGTGATGTTTAA
- a CDS encoding helix-loop-helix DNA-binding domain-containing protein — MMSSATWNTQDQAMAAASEDDFQQFLDISGMANMGDGMQFDFQGFQDDGSHSIMAQPRQTADAIMSDSDPSNMIPRSDGLLQNHTPAMAPMPSHMMAQSASHEAISNIDAQIQYLQQQKFQQQQRQLQEQQATFFHGHSVPPTPQSLEMTPGSAQFYSQAEQMPSRGAYDRSYHQRMAEQDMAFTPLVSPAVTPLDPHFNMDSAFTVPGAYFSPLTSPALHAQNDSSSNYDHTTHSNNSPVEMDLEQSAVPAVNLDLSKKTRKTQASKTRGKPSVKSSPISKPLRRKIGPSPAMVSQVLSEVEERNLQAGDHGLLPLPAASTDGSDENASVSPENLSEMPPPPIPARRSMSKSPYIRPQTNMQPSLGTGLLDEQHPPHPATPASLMKLPASKTKKIITSHQEAPLSDNIESLELPESISNPSLAGGLADNQLGIQTPRAEPSLVSKGVTFQSMPSPIVRAAGTSSANQSPLLLPGASGSSQRKTPQLSARNSRKRSTGSIHASPALLPRISPNIKPLLPGAPGMSVEDQASRLLMSKSNYQNILEGNQVPGVSYPSELSTNLTSKRTSHKIAEQGRRNRINSALQIMASLLPDSKNKIISGDDDDKKDGKQSHASNSKASVVENAIVHMKNLEKENVDLKQELQALRDQLEKLKGSDGTSEVSDAAHDNDKKLPRISEEQGGGAQDAQGDVNMSTATATIGEPEESS, encoded by the exons ATGATGAGCTCTGCAACGTGGAACACGCAGGACCAGGCCATGGCCGCAGCGTCGGAGGATGACTTCCAGCAGTTTCTCGACATCAGTGGCATGGCCAACATGGGTGACGGCATGCAATTCGACTTCCAGGGCTTCCAGGACGACGGCTCGCATTCCATCATGGCCCAGCCTCGCCAGACCGCCGATGCCATCATGAGCGACTCGGATCCCTCCAACATGATTCCTCGAAGCGACGGCCTCCTTCAGAACCACACGCCCGCCATGGCGCCCATGCCATCGCACATGATGGCGCAGTCGGCGTCCCACGAGGCCATTTCCAACATCGACGCCCAGATCCAGTatctccagcagcaaaagtttcagcagcagcagcgacagctgcaggagcagcaggccaCGTTCTTCCATGGCCATTCGGTGCCCCCGACGCCGCAGAGCCTGGAGATGACTCCCGGCAGCGCTCAGTTTTATTCCCAAGCCGAGCAGATGCCATCAAGAGGCGCCTACGACAGAAGTTACCATCAAAGGATGGCCGAGCAGGAT ATGGCCTTTACACCTCTCGTATCACCAGCTGTCACCCCGCTGGATCCTCATTTCAACATGGATAGCGCCTTTACCGTACCAGGAGCCTACTTTAGTCCCCTGACATCGCCAGCTCTCCATGCACAGAATGATTCATCATCAAACTATGACCACACCACTCACTCAAACAACTCACCGGTGGAGATGGACCTCGAACAGTCTGCTGTTCCCGCTGTCAACCTGGACCTCtccaagaagacaagaaagacCCAGGCTTCCAAGACAAGGGGTAAGCCAAGTGTCAAGAGCTCACCCATTTCCAAGCCACTCAGGCGAAAGATTGGCCCTAGCCCGGCCATGGTATCACAGGTGCTGAGCGAGGTAGAGGAGAGGAATCTACAGGCCGGCGATCACGGGCTGCTTCCCCTACCAGCTGCTTCTACCGATGGGTCTGATGAAAATGCGTCCGTTTCGCCAGAAAACCTGTCAGAAATGCCTCCTCCACCTATTCCTGCCAGGCGCTCAATGAGCAAATCGCCTTATATACGCCCGCAAACGAATATGCAGCCGAGCCTTGGAACCGGTCTGCTCGATGAACAACACCCTCCTCATCCCGCCACACCTGCTTCTCTGATGAAATTGCCGGCCTCTAAGACGAAGAAGATCATCACAAGCCACCAAGAGGCTCCGCTCTCTGACAACATCGAGTCGCTTGAGCTCCCTGAATCAATATCTAATCCGTCGCTCGCTGGTGGTCTTGCCGACAACCAGCTTGGCATACAGACCCCGCGGGCCGAGCCGAGCCTGGTATCCAAGGGAGTCACGTTCCAATCCATGCCTTCACCAATCGTCAGAGCGGCGGGAACATCATCAGCAAACCAGAGCCCCCTCTTACTTCCTGGGGCGTCCGGCTCTAGCCAGCGAAAGACACCCCAGCTTTCCGCTAGGAATAGTCGCAAGAGGTCAACGGGATCTATCCACGCATCTCCGGCTTTACTACCCAGGATATCCCCAAATATCAAGCCCCTACTCCCCGGTGCTCCTGGCATGTCTGTCGAGGACCAGGCATCACGACTTTTGATGTCCAAATCAAATTACCAGAACATCTTGGAGGGCAACCAAGTCCCTGGTGTGTCTTATCCTAGCGAGCTGTCCACAAATCTTACTTCCAAGAGGACATCACACAAGATTGCCGAGCAAGGCCGCCGAAACCGCATCAACTCTGCTTTACAAATCATGGCCAGTCTCCTCCCGGATAGCAAAAACAAGATCATTTCgggcgacgacgatgacaagAAAGATGGGAAACAATCACATGCTTCAAATAGCAAGGCCAGTGTTGTGGAGAATGCCATCGTCCACATGAAGAATCTCGAGAAGGAGAATGTGGATCTTAAACAGGAGTTGCAAGCATTGAGGGACCAGCTTGAGAAGTTGAAGGGATCAGACGGCACCTCCGAAGTGAGCGATGCAGCCCATGACAACGACAAGAAATTGCCAAGGATAAGCGAAGAACAGGGTGGCGGTGCCCAGGACGCCCAAGGAGACGTGAATATGTCGACGGCCACAGCGACTATAGGCGAGCCCGAAGAAAGCAGCTGA
- a CDS encoding transcription factor pcc1 domain-containing protein, with amino-acid sequence MANQTSQPLNRQLRIPFPMPRLASTALKALQVDPELSPLVQRHLSVVSSSSPSSDDHAEVLQVEYQATTNRMLRVAVNSFMEGLKLVLEVMEQLDVDVLAADKANSIKSP; translated from the coding sequence ATGGCTAACCAAACATCACAACCCCTCAACAGACAGCTGCGCATCCCCTTCCCTATGCCCCGCCTCGCCTCCACGGCCCTCAAAGCCCTCCAAGTCGACCCCGAACTCTCGCCCCTCGTCCAAAGACATCTTTCCGTCGTCTCGTCCTCAAGCCCCAGCTCAGACGACCATGCGGAGGTGCTGCAGGTAGAATACCAGGCCACGACCAACCGAATGTTGCGAGTCGCCGTCAACTCCTTCATGGAGGGCCTCAAGCTGGTCTTGGAAGTCATGGAGCAGTTGGACGTCGACGTATTAGCTGCAGACAAGGCGAATTCAATAAAGTCTCCATGA
- a CDS encoding dual specificity phosphatase, catalytic domain-containing protein produces MAPSTRHSQNLGHVVEYIPDRLYLGAYVHPPTPDTPLPGTESPRKRASRYADGAAPAPLVTNRNPPCYFTVDDTLLYNAFHHDFGPLHIGHLYRFAIKFHDILGAKENRDRPIVFYSAADPRSRANAACMLACYMVLIQNWPPHLALAPIAQIDPPLMPFRDAGYSQADYGISVQDVVYGVWKAKEEKCCDLDNFDLDQYEMYERVEHGDFNWVTPNFLAFASPQHTPVAKITEDSDLYPLLPRDVAAVEDHPLLPQPFKNVLSHFTERNIGLVVRLNSPLYSPSYFEALGIQHVDMIFDDGTCPPLSMVRKFIRMAHETITVKKRGVAVHCKAGLGRTGCLIGAYLIYRHGFTANEVISFMRFMRPGMVVGPQQHWLHLNQGTFREWWIEERIERKLRRELAAAAAAAGHPAPQTPMRAVKSARNGQTVTPSNRSPSGRTPLSEVDQDRGNVGVHEDYLPAPTPGQPRKAARDRRNHHQRSDAFHAAAEEQLFEQQQHRQEEVTAPPSPQRRSQAPDSDEEQHLRMRKQRKAAQSSNRSGKTQPASQDTSPYVIDNDASFDAENIGSVKPKSAERVPSQPGTLAKVRNRRQAADSPLRSKESAGVRKTSGRVGSAGVGASVSSTGRRVSGTS; encoded by the exons ATGGCTCCTTCTACGAGACACTCCCAGAATCTGGGCCATGTCGTTGAATACATTCCAG ACCGACTCTATCTGGGCGCCTATGTGCACCCTCCGACTCCCGATACTCCGCTCCCCGGCACCGAATCCCCAAGAAAGCGAGCATCGCGATATGCGGACGGAGCTGCCCCAGCACCTCTGGTAACCAACCGAAACCCTCCCTGCTACTTCACAGTCGACGACACTCTTCTGTACAACGCCTTCCACCACGACTTTGGTCCTCTGCACATTGGCCACCTCTACCGCTTTGCCATCAAGTTCCACGATATCCTGGGCGCCAAGGAGAACCGAGACCGACCCATTGTCTTTTACAGTGCTGCCGATCCGAGGA GTCGCGCAAATGCCGCTTGTATGTTGGCTTGCTACATGGTTCTGATTCAGAACTGGCCGCCTCACTTGGCCCTGGCACCTATTGCTCAGATTGACCCTCCGTTGATGCCCTTCCGAGATGCTGGCTACAGCCAGGCCGACTATGGCATCAGCGTCCAGGATGTGGTATATGGTGTCTGGAAggccaaggaagaaaagtGCTGCGACTTGGACAACTTTGACCTGGACCAGTATGAGATGTACGAGCGAGTCGAGCATGGCGACTTCAACTGGGTCACACCCAACTTtcttgcctttgcctccccTCAACACACGCCAGTGGCCAAGATTACCGAGGACTCTGACCTATATCCTCTGCTTCCCAGGGACGTGGCCGCAGTCGAGGATCACCCGCTCCTTCCCCAGCCCTTCAAGAATGTGCTCTCACATTTTACTGAGCGCAACATTGGCTTGGTCGTCCGATTGAACTCTCCCCTCTACTCCCCATCCTACTTTGAGGCCCTGGGAATCCAGCATGTCGACATGATTTTCGATGATGGAACCTGCCCTCCTCTTTCCATGGTTCGCAAGTTCATTCGCATGGCTCATGAGACCATCACTGTCAAGAAGAGAGGCGTGGCTGTTCACTGCAaggctggccttggccgaACCGGCTGCCTCATTGGCGCCTACCTGATCTACCGCCATGGCTTCACTGCAAACGAGGTCATCTCTTTTATGCGCTTCATGAGACCTGGTATGGTTGTTGGACCTCAACAGCACTGGCTGCACCTCAACCAGGGAACATTCCGAGAGTGGTGGATCGAGGAGCGTATTGAGCGAAAGCTCAGGAGAGagcttgctgccgctgccgccgccgctggtcATCCGGCACCCCAGACGCCCATGCGAGCCGTCAAGTCTGCGCGTAACGGCCAGACAGTGACCCCCTCTAACCGGAGCCCATCCGGCCGCACTCCCCTTAGTGAGGTGGACCAAGATCGCGGCAATGTCGGAGTTCATGAAGATTATTTACCGGCACCAACGCCTGGACAGCCGCGAAAGGCAGCGCGCGATCGGCgcaatcatcatcagagaTCGGATGCTTTccatgcagcagcagaggaaCAACTCTTcgaacagcagcaacataGACAGGAGGAAGTAACAGCACCACCATCGCCACAGCGCCGTTCACAGGCCCCAGACTCGGACGAGGAGCAGCACTTGCGGATGCGAAAGCAGCGCAAGGCGGCCCAATCATCCAATCGGAGCGGGAAAACTCAACCGGCGAGCCAGGACACGAGCCCATATGTCATAGACAATGACGCCTCATTCGATGCCGAGAATATTGGTTCCGTAAAACCCAAATCTGCCGAGAGGGTCCCCAGCCAGCCTGGCACACTCGCCAAGGTCCGGAATCGGCGGCAAGCTGCGGATTCACCCTTGAGATCCAAGGAATCTGCTGGTGTTCGCAAGACGAGTGGCCGTGTTGGTAGTGCTGGTGTGGGCGCGTCGGTATCATCGACTGGCCGCAGAGTCTCGGGCACGTCGTAG